The Micromonospora sp. Llam0 genome contains a region encoding:
- a CDS encoding DUF6244 family protein — protein sequence MPSTETDTVINELRSIATGLDRAQTLFAAVDHESENVANRAMAVGFNAIAAGMNQVREAIKEVRTQLSRINDTINQASTSVAAAPREMSPQQVISVLSPATDSVNDAQNGIVAALGRVDEIQNLVRRFLDGGNLGPMLTMLNNIQQVLAGERKRAQDARQHLSAAVNEARQLGESGN from the coding sequence ATGCCGTCCACCGAGACCGACACCGTCATCAACGAACTACGCTCGATCGCCACCGGACTCGACAGAGCGCAGACACTCTTCGCCGCCGTCGACCACGAGTCCGAAAACGTCGCGAATCGGGCCATGGCTGTGGGCTTCAACGCGATCGCCGCCGGCATGAACCAGGTCCGCGAGGCCATCAAAGAGGTCCGCACCCAGCTGAGCCGAATCAACGACACGATCAACCAAGCCTCCACCTCCGTGGCTGCGGCTCCCCGCGAGATGTCACCACAACAGGTGATCTCCGTCCTGTCACCAGCCACTGACAGCGTCAACGACGCCCAAAACGGCATCGTCGCGGCCCTCGGCCGAGTCGACGAGATCCAGAACCTCGTCCGCAGATTCCTCGACGGCGGCAACCTCGGCCCCATGCTGACCATGCTCAACAACATCCAGCAAGTCCTCGCCGGCGAACGGAAACGCGCTCAAGACGCCAGACAGCACCTGAGCGCCGCCGTCAATGAGGCACGTCAACTTGGCGAATCGGG